One genomic window of Gossypium hirsutum isolate 1008001.06 chromosome D11, Gossypium_hirsutum_v2.1, whole genome shotgun sequence includes the following:
- the LOC107913134 gene encoding salicylic acid-binding protein 2 has product MAEVNKQKHFILVHGACHGAWCWYKLKPRFESAGHRVTAVDMAASGINMKAIQGVHSMYEYSKPLLEILASLAPGEKAILVGHSLGGLNLALAMEKYPENISAAVFLAAFMPDTAHHPSFVLEQYWQRTPSEAWLDTEFAPYGRPEDSSMSMFFGTKFLTSKLYQLSPVEDLELAKALIRPGSMFLSDLSKADKFSKEKFGSVPRVYVVCKEDKGIPEEFQRWMIQNSEVNEVMEIKDADHMAMFSKPHKLFNTLSEIGHKYG; this is encoded by the exons ATGGCAGAGGTCAACAAGCAAAAGCATTTCATTCTAGTACATGGAGCATGCCATGGAGCTTGGTGCTGGTACAAGCTAAAACCACGGTTCGAGTCAGCAGGGCACCGTGTGACGGCCGTCGACATGGCTGCCTCAGGCATCAACATGAAAGCAATCCAGGGTGTTCACTCCATGTACGAATACAGTAAACCATTGTTGGAGATATTGGCCTCACTAGCTCCCGGAGAAAAGGCTATTCTCGTTGGCCATAGCCTGGGAGGCCTGAATTTGGCCCTGGCCATGGAAAAGTACCCGGAGAATATTTCAGCCGCTGTTTTCTTGGCTGCTTTCATGCCGGACACTGCGCACCACCCTTCATTTGTTTTGGAACAG TATTGGCAAAGGACACCATCGGAAGCTTGGTTGGACACTGAATTTGCTCCATACGGAAGACCAGAAGATTCTTCGATGTCGATGTTTTTTGGGACCAAGTTCTTAACATCCAAACTTTATCAGCTATCCCCTGTTGAG GACCTGGAATTGGCAAAGGCTCTGATCAGGCCAGGATCAATGTTTTTAAGCGATTTGTCCAAGGCAGACAAGTTCTCTAAGGAAAAGTTCGGAAGTGTTCCCCGAGTCTATGTTGTATGCAAAGAAGACAAAGGGATACCAGAGGAATTCCAACGTTGGATGATCCAGAATTCTGAAGTTAACGAGGTGATGGAGATTAAGGATGCAGATCACATGGCAATGTTCTCAAAGCCACATAAACTATTTAACACTCTGTCAGAAATAGGACATAAATATGGGTGA